A window from uncultured Desulfobacter sp. encodes these proteins:
- a CDS encoding polysaccharide deacetylase family protein, giving the protein MSKAWNRRRFERTFRWVLFALGCTVVLVLPVTEGIKIAVLSMLGIVTLQAWDSNRIPVIVFHSISNDGDWIRDPSIVVSVKTFSAQIKWLSKLGYKGIFFDELYNIRKNKDGSAGKKISIAFDDGYLDNWVGAFHVLRKYHMKSTVFVSTDWIDKYETLRPRMPHAKPSELNWKGYLGPAEITALQKSGLVDIQSHGTSHDHIFVSDQVIGFVTPHKTPHTLFCHFNPDLKPEWFKHEVTLPSGYPLFPFGEALSDRIFYPDPQLINLLVEAAASPGFFDQSDWEQILKNIVRQYKETNQKIGTLESRDHAEKRWKSELVQSREILEGLTGKPVRHLVWPRDKSNAIVEKMALNSGYLSTTRSPGHHNNSGAPTQVERISIVGTGYPALDVARVLLEVWTFKGCYIFWPVLYLLQKITHPLVLRYAKA; this is encoded by the coding sequence ATGTCTAAGGCTTGGAATCGGCGCAGATTTGAACGGACATTTCGATGGGTGTTATTTGCCTTGGGATGCACCGTTGTCCTTGTTTTGCCGGTAACCGAAGGGATCAAGATTGCAGTGCTCTCCATGCTTGGGATTGTCACGCTCCAGGCCTGGGACTCAAACCGTATTCCGGTCATTGTTTTTCACAGTATTTCCAATGATGGTGACTGGATACGCGACCCCAGTATTGTTGTTTCGGTGAAAACGTTTTCGGCACAGATCAAGTGGCTGTCAAAGCTCGGGTATAAGGGCATCTTTTTTGATGAGTTATATAACATCCGTAAAAACAAAGACGGCAGTGCCGGCAAAAAAATATCCATCGCCTTTGACGACGGATATCTGGATAACTGGGTGGGGGCGTTTCATGTGCTTAGAAAATATCATATGAAATCCACCGTTTTTGTCTCCACCGACTGGATTGATAAATATGAAACACTGCGCCCAAGAATGCCCCATGCGAAACCCTCCGAACTGAACTGGAAAGGCTATCTGGGACCGGCAGAGATTACGGCCCTTCAGAAAAGCGGTCTGGTGGATATTCAAAGCCATGGCACCAGCCACGATCATATATTTGTTTCGGATCAGGTGATCGGGTTTGTGACGCCCCATAAAACACCTCATACACTTTTCTGCCATTTCAACCCGGATCTGAAACCAGAATGGTTCAAACATGAGGTGACACTGCCGTCCGGCTATCCTTTATTCCCCTTTGGCGAGGCATTATCTGATCGAATCTTTTATCCAGATCCCCAATTAATAAACCTTCTGGTTGAGGCGGCCGCCAGCCCAGGCTTTTTTGACCAATCTGACTGGGAACAGATACTGAAGAACATCGTCAGGCAGTATAAAGAAACCAATCAAAAGATCGGTACCTTAGAGTCCCGGGACCATGCAGAGAAAAGATGGAAATCTGAACTGGTTCAAAGTAGGGAAATTCTGGAAGGACTGACGGGCAAACCGGTTCGGCACCTTGTATGGCCCCGGGACAAATCAAATGCCATTGTTGAAAAAATGGCCTTGAACTCCGGGTATCTGAGCACGACCCGCTCCCCCGGACATCATAACAACAGCGGGGCCCCCACCCAGGTTGAACGGATCTCCATTGTCGGTACAGGGTATCCGGCCCTGGACGTTGCCCGGGTACTGCTGGAGGTGTGGACCTTTAAAGGGTGCTATATTTTCTGGCCGGTATTGTACCTATTGCAAAAGATAACCCATCCCCTTGTCCTAAGGTATGCAAAGGCCTGA
- a CDS encoding polysaccharide biosynthesis/export family protein gives MQRRFVLFFAVLALFSGVFGCSSKNQIPPENIQVLPLNASDGVSTQENRIKSLHVDDVITVSYNFAYQFQQTAYRLQISDTISVKYTSLPNLNTTQTVTPDGRVFLPYIGSFSIAGKTLAEATQAIKDGYAGILWEPELFLELTAYGKNAEELKNATSSSSAGQTQSMRIRKDGKVSLSGIGEIQAAGKNLHDFTADVNDAYKQHFNNVQVSINLQSQASSYYYVLGEVRNPGIYTTNETITTLQLLAMAGGTTSDSVPAKAVHLRIRDNVMSAYHANLNFLKGSNTTGINLAEPGDILYVPKSNLSNIAHIMGLVSQTLMFKGISYNIRGWDLENDD, from the coding sequence ATGCAACGTAGATTCGTTTTATTCTTTGCTGTGCTTGCTCTTTTCTCCGGGGTGTTCGGTTGCAGCAGTAAAAATCAAATTCCACCGGAAAATATCCAGGTCCTGCCTTTAAATGCTTCAGACGGTGTATCAACCCAAGAAAATAGAATAAAATCGTTGCATGTGGACGATGTCATCACTGTTTCCTATAATTTCGCCTACCAGTTTCAGCAAACCGCTTACCGGCTGCAGATTTCCGATACCATTTCCGTAAAATACACCTCTTTACCGAACCTGAATACAACCCAGACGGTCACGCCGGACGGCAGGGTTTTTCTTCCATATATCGGCAGTTTTTCCATCGCGGGCAAAACCCTGGCAGAAGCGACCCAGGCGATAAAGGACGGATATGCGGGGATTTTATGGGAACCGGAGTTGTTCCTTGAGTTGACGGCATATGGAAAAAACGCCGAAGAACTTAAAAATGCCACCAGTTCATCCAGTGCGGGGCAGACACAATCCATGCGGATAAGGAAAGACGGAAAAGTGTCACTGTCAGGCATCGGAGAAATTCAGGCCGCAGGGAAAAACCTTCACGACTTTACTGCGGATGTCAATGATGCCTATAAACAGCATTTTAACAATGTTCAGGTCAGTATCAATCTGCAGTCACAGGCGTCCAGTTATTATTATGTGCTTGGCGAGGTCCGCAATCCGGGTATTTATACGACAAACGAGACCATTACTACCCTTCAGCTTCTGGCCATGGCCGGCGGCACCACCAGCGATTCAGTCCCTGCCAAGGCCGTTCACCTGCGTATAAGGGATAATGTCATGAGTGCGTATCATGCCAACTTAAATTTTTTAAAGGGCAGCAACACAACGGGAATTAATTTGGCCGAACCCGGAGATATCCTGTATGTGCCCAAATCCAATCTGTCGAATATTGCCCACATCATGGGGTTGGTTTCCCAGACCCTCATGTTTAAGGGCATCAGCTATAATATCAGAGGCTGGGACCTGGAAAATGACGACTGA
- a CDS encoding sugar transferase gives MFAVRSAIVEKYFRRNVRSLKVGGLFTDKELFFINKRQPNNTRALINEHIQSVPRKGWFFDSDHGRPWALSYTKRCIDSFLALCLLVFFAPLLCLIALVIKLNSPGPIFFLQERTGYLGRRFRMVKFRTMVNGADRLKLGVMHLNLHASDSPDFKATDDPRITGVGRFLRKCSLDELPNLLNVVKGDMRLVGPRPTSFNTDVYAPSDLARLVVPPGITGYWQVMGRGDVDFGDRVLMDAYYIQQQSPLFDLKILFKTIFVVLNHKGAY, from the coding sequence ATGTTTGCCGTGAGATCGGCTATCGTCGAAAAGTATTTTCGAAGAAATGTAAGATCGCTAAAGGTCGGCGGGCTGTTTACTGATAAAGAGCTGTTTTTTATCAATAAAAGACAGCCCAATAACACAAGGGCATTAATTAACGAGCACATCCAAAGCGTACCCCGCAAAGGGTGGTTTTTTGACAGCGACCATGGAAGGCCCTGGGCACTGTCGTACACAAAACGATGTATTGATTCTTTTCTGGCTTTATGCCTGCTTGTTTTTTTTGCGCCGCTGTTGTGTCTGATTGCATTGGTGATAAAACTGAACAGTCCGGGCCCCATATTTTTCCTTCAGGAAAGGACCGGGTATCTGGGGCGACGGTTTCGGATGGTCAAATTCAGGACAATGGTTAACGGCGCTGATAGATTGAAACTCGGTGTGATGCATCTGAACCTGCATGCTTCGGATTCTCCGGATTTTAAAGCGACCGATGATCCCCGCATCACCGGGGTCGGCAGATTTCTGCGCAAATGCAGCCTGGATGAACTGCCGAACCTTCTTAATGTTGTCAAGGGTGATATGAGGCTGGTCGGCCCAAGACCAACATCATTCAATACGGATGTATACGCCCCGTCAGACCTTGCCAGGCTTGTTGTGCCGCCGGGCATAACCGGTTACTGGCAGGTTATGGGAAGAGGTGATGTGGATTTTGGTGATCGGGTTCTGATGGATGCTTATTACATTCAACAACAAAGTCCGCTTTTTGATTTAAAAATACTTTTTAAGACTATTTTTGTCGTCCTTAATCACAAAGGCGCATACTGA
- a CDS encoding cupin domain-containing protein, whose amino-acid sequence MKATHYTNIPETKIDNDLVKRVTGRVLIGKADGAPNFCMRRFDVEPGGHAPRHTHDWEHEIYVVEGKGEVLIGDQWHEVSQGSAVFIPPNADHQIKNSSDGPLAFLCLVPSQAPEM is encoded by the coding sequence ATGAAAGCCACTCACTATACAAATATTCCGGAAACAAAAATAGACAACGACTTGGTCAAACGCGTCACCGGCCGGGTACTCATCGGCAAAGCGGATGGGGCCCCCAATTTCTGCATGAGAAGATTTGACGTTGAACCCGGCGGCCACGCCCCCCGGCACACCCATGACTGGGAACATGAAATTTATGTGGTTGAGGGCAAAGGCGAGGTCCTCATTGGGGATCAATGGCATGAGGTGTCCCAGGGCAGTGCGGTCTTTATCCCCCCCAATGCTGATCACCAGATAAAAAACAGCTCCGATGGGCCTTTGGCCTTTCTTTGCCTGGTACCGTCACAAGCCCCGGAGATGTAA
- a CDS encoding threonine/serine exporter family protein — protein sequence MGIDFGFLLNCSYAMVPALGFAMAFNVPARQLVFCAIGGFLGYFVKFFLMHHGLHIIWSTFVASACVSFYGIGWGQKYRAHPKVITVAAIIHMIPGTFAYNTMIAVVAIASGHFTDQTLSVAAENGLKTLFILGAIAFGLASPSMLIYRRKPVV from the coding sequence ATGGGAATCGATTTTGGATTTCTGCTCAATTGTTCGTATGCCATGGTCCCGGCCCTGGGGTTTGCCATGGCCTTTAACGTCCCGGCCAGACAGCTTGTCTTTTGCGCCATTGGCGGGTTTTTAGGCTATTTTGTGAAATTTTTTTTAATGCACCACGGCCTGCACATTATCTGGTCAACCTTTGTGGCCTCGGCCTGTGTCAGTTTTTACGGTATCGGATGGGGCCAGAAATACCGGGCCCACCCGAAAGTCATTACCGTTGCCGCCATCATTCACATGATTCCGGGCACCTTTGCCTACAATACCATGATTGCCGTTGTGGCCATTGCCTCGGGCCATTTTACAGACCAGACCCTGAGTGTGGCTGCGGAAAACGGGCTTAAGACCCTTTTTATTCTGGGTGCTATTGCATTCGGGCTGGCTTCGCCAAGCATGTTGATTTACCGCAGGAAACCGGTTGTGTGA
- a CDS encoding threonine/serine exporter family protein, translated as MYTERKNLEQELNHVLRVCVAVGRNLLEYGAESALIRNFIERTGAIYGMAFTEISLSSSSMVVSVMKADKWATLTAKCPDRGVNMGKVMAVEKTIILAQQGRLSIEEMERRIFNLDATTYNKHLVAVAIGISCAFFAKLAGGDIQVCLVTFAAATLGKTVLRELQQRAFGPVACFFFAALVCTCLSGLALKFKIGADPSIAVHSSVLLFVPGFPLVNALSDMVKGFKNMGVARWISASLITLATALGMICAMNILGI; from the coding sequence ATGTATACAGAAAGAAAAAATCTTGAGCAGGAGTTGAACCATGTGCTGCGGGTCTGTGTGGCTGTGGGGCGCAACCTGCTTGAGTATGGTGCCGAAAGCGCCTTGATCAGAAATTTTATTGAACGGACCGGGGCCATATACGGTATGGCCTTCACAGAGATATCTTTGTCCTCAAGTTCCATGGTTGTGTCGGTGATGAAAGCGGACAAATGGGCCACCCTGACGGCCAAATGTCCGGACCGGGGTGTGAATATGGGCAAGGTGATGGCCGTTGAAAAGACCATCATTCTGGCCCAGCAGGGGCGCCTTTCCATTGAAGAGATGGAAAGGCGCATTTTCAACCTGGACGCCACAACCTATAACAAGCATCTGGTGGCCGTTGCCATCGGAATTTCCTGCGCTTTTTTCGCCAAGTTGGCCGGGGGCGACATTCAAGTGTGTCTGGTTACCTTTGCCGCCGCCACCCTGGGGAAAACCGTGCTCCGGGAATTACAGCAGCGGGCATTCGGCCCGGTGGCCTGCTTCTTTTTCGCGGCCCTGGTGTGCACCTGCCTGTCGGGGTTGGCGCTGAAATTCAAGATCGGTGCCGACCCTTCCATCGCGGTGCACTCTTCCGTGCTGCTGTTTGTCCCGGGCTTTCCCCTGGTCAATGCCCTTTCCGATATGGTCAAAGGGTTTAAGAACATGGGGGTGGCCCGGTGGATTTCGGCCTCCCTGATCACCCTGGCCACGGCCCTTGGCATGATCTGCGCCATGAATATATTGGGGATATAA
- the gdhA gene encoding NADP-specific glutamate dehydrogenase: MGTIMDIVSGRDPYEKEFHQAVYEVMGSVKPVLDKNPEYRHAAIMERIVEPERVIQFRVPWVDDQGQVQVNRGFRIQMNSAIGPYKGGLRFHPSVNLSILKFLAFEQVFKNALTTLPMGGGKGGSDFDPKGKSDFEVMRFCQSFMTELYRHIGNNTDVPAGDIGVGGREIGFLFGMYKKLKNEFSGVLTGKALNWGGSLIRPEATGYGSAFFADEMLGTRNESLKDKVCLVSGAGNVAQYTTQKINQLGGKVVTLSDSTGYIYDEDCIDETRLQWIMYLKNVKRARIKEYVEKYPKAQYTDLDPNQDHNPLWNHKADCAFPSATQNEINAKDAQNLVNNGVYLVCEGANMPSTPDAIDIFLDNKLLYAPGKASNAGGVAVSGLEMSQNSMRIKWTRDEVEAKLKGIMQSIHHACLDAAEEYGTPGNYMNGANIAGFVKVADAMMDQGLV, translated from the coding sequence ATGGGAACGATAATGGATATTGTCAGCGGCAGAGACCCCTACGAAAAAGAGTTCCATCAGGCGGTTTATGAGGTGATGGGATCGGTTAAACCGGTGCTTGATAAAAATCCGGAATACCGGCATGCAGCCATCATGGAGCGCATAGTGGAACCGGAACGTGTGATTCAGTTCCGGGTGCCCTGGGTGGATGACCAGGGCCAGGTACAGGTGAACAGAGGATTTCGCATCCAGATGAATTCCGCCATCGGTCCTTACAAGGGGGGCTTGAGGTTTCATCCGTCTGTGAACCTGTCTATTTTGAAGTTTCTGGCCTTTGAGCAGGTGTTTAAAAATGCGTTGACCACCCTTCCCATGGGGGGTGGAAAAGGCGGGTCGGACTTTGATCCCAAGGGGAAATCCGACTTTGAGGTGATGCGGTTCTGCCAGAGTTTTATGACGGAATTGTACCGCCACATCGGCAATAACACGGATGTCCCGGCAGGAGATATCGGGGTGGGGGGCCGGGAGATCGGATTTCTTTTCGGCATGTATAAAAAGTTGAAAAATGAGTTTTCCGGTGTGCTGACCGGCAAGGCCTTGAACTGGGGCGGCTCGCTGATCCGGCCCGAGGCCACAGGATACGGCTCTGCTTTTTTTGCCGATGAGATGCTGGGGACCCGCAATGAAAGCCTCAAAGATAAGGTCTGCCTGGTGTCCGGTGCCGGTAATGTGGCCCAGTATACCACCCAGAAGATCAACCAGCTGGGCGGAAAGGTGGTGACCCTGTCCGATTCCACCGGCTATATTTATGACGAGGACTGCATTGACGAAACCCGCCTGCAGTGGATCATGTATCTTAAAAATGTTAAGCGGGCACGGATCAAAGAGTATGTGGAGAAATATCCCAAGGCTCAGTATACGGATCTTGACCCCAACCAGGACCATAATCCTTTGTGGAATCATAAAGCCGACTGCGCCTTTCCTTCGGCCACCCAGAATGAAATCAATGCCAAGGATGCCCAGAACCTGGTGAACAATGGTGTCTATCTTGTGTGCGAAGGGGCCAATATGCCCTCCACCCCTGACGCCATTGATATTTTTCTGGATAACAAACTGCTTTATGCGCCGGGCAAAGCTTCCAATGCCGGGGGCGTGGCGGTTTCCGGCCTTGAGATGTCCCAGAACTCCATGCGCATTAAATGGACCAGAGATGAGGTTGAAGCCAAGCTTAAAGGCATCATGCAAAGCATTCACCACGCCTGCCTGGATGCGGCGGAAGAATATGGAACCCCTGGCAATTACATGAACGGTGCCAATATTGCCGGTTTTGTTAAAGTGGCGGACGCCATGATGGATCAGGGTCTTGTTTAA
- a CDS encoding NAD-glutamate dehydrogenase domain-containing protein, with translation METSIKSPVSPGTYIIKQAERVNLNPSLLYEAVIDLSAQGLITADCINRAAGILLHDLGLPPYFFETITKDLLTNILSSIAKGLRVRDDCVDLFPWVADIDFSLWENTHAPRVRIATAETRQAMETMLDSQLVGHRREYYYNPEKEYYTYVFWAATILDMPADKLSGSRFLFGLDRKYDQTPKLTRSRYEMFLETVENEVTPVIEMFPMADTAETRFMFNSDFEKPQVGLLRKLFSDHGLTITRAYWEPYRTKAGVPSSICSIYVSGDLSGSLQELIIDDLRAFLSFRVSEIIRLYVDGTLSFRQMLFAGNAVDFTHMFIYKERGTHGDKEIMDSLENADHKAAFASRVHESNKFTYVSRKIMETVCANPDLVKVLFKLFDDRFNPSGPCDCDEDKLNRAWAGFENTLAVRFMDNPLGRDIFAFMFKFIRATLKTNFYKPEKRSFAFRMDNRILDPLVFEQFVFGVFFVNGHYATGTHLRADDIARGGLRMIRVTPGNHALELDNAVMLNYALGPKAQRLKHKDICESGSKGVVVPHPLYATYSMQALYDYTDGIMDLMLPDQDVVDHYKKPEMIFFGPDEGTAPLMDKVALRAKERGYDHWRTITTGKSFGIPHDTYGILDNGDLFGLLVHDENSTELAVNGKTDMIASDMEEIWQRIGNKIEISGMTTTSVMGAFRTMIDHYGVKEADLNLMITGGPDGDLGANEIQCYKGKICLVIDGGSILFDPDGLDRQTLTQIAFMRHTAPRVNSLGYPVEKLGPKGFMVPLKGKDISLPDGTLVADGAVFHRNFLTDPATRKYIEQANIQAFIPCGGFKDTINRGNVRVFTENFAELKYIVEGANVFFDDAARRFIASSTGIKQIKDSSANKGGVFSSAVAEVLTAFLLEDDYEERLLNHVDTRWALIRDIMDLVATYARAETSMLIRIHESDTSVPLFVLSEKTSEEIFSFQGVVANHIDEVVADEELLWKVLQTYIPKVLAESMGKDAVLKIMNAEKLKSYRNAIITKKIASMAFYRHGTNWEEYVQKAVGDFAGAMADLFNDGK, from the coding sequence ATGGAAACCAGCATCAAAAGTCCCGTCTCACCTGGGACTTACATCATTAAACAGGCCGAACGTGTTAACCTTAACCCAAGTCTTTTGTATGAAGCGGTCATTGATCTTTCCGCCCAAGGCTTGATCACTGCCGACTGCATTAACAGAGCCGCCGGTATCCTGCTTCATGATTTGGGGTTACCCCCCTATTTTTTTGAAACTATAACCAAGGATTTATTGACCAATATACTTTCCTCCATTGCCAAAGGTCTTCGGGTTCGAGACGATTGTGTTGATCTGTTCCCCTGGGTGGCGGACATTGATTTTTCGCTTTGGGAGAACACGCATGCCCCGAGGGTTCGCATTGCCACCGCCGAAACCCGGCAGGCCATGGAGACCATGTTGGACAGCCAGCTGGTGGGCCACCGCAGGGAATACTATTACAATCCGGAAAAAGAGTACTACACTTATGTATTCTGGGCCGCAACCATTCTCGATATGCCGGCGGACAAATTGTCCGGATCCCGTTTTCTTTTTGGCCTGGACAGAAAATATGACCAGACGCCCAAGCTGACCCGCAGCCGTTACGAAATGTTTCTGGAAACCGTGGAAAACGAAGTGACCCCGGTGATTGAGATGTTTCCCATGGCCGATACCGCCGAAACCCGGTTCATGTTTAATTCTGATTTTGAAAAGCCCCAGGTGGGGCTGCTGCGCAAATTATTTTCCGACCATGGCCTGACCATTACCCGGGCGTACTGGGAGCCCTACCGGACAAAAGCCGGCGTTCCCTCATCCATCTGCTCCATCTATGTCTCCGGCGATTTGTCCGGAAGCCTGCAAGAGCTGATCATTGATGATCTGCGGGCATTTTTAAGTTTCAGGGTGTCTGAAATCATCAGGCTTTACGTGGACGGCACCTTAAGTTTCCGGCAGATGCTTTTTGCCGGAAATGCCGTGGATTTTACCCATATGTTTATTTATAAGGAACGGGGCACCCACGGTGACAAAGAGATCATGGACAGCCTGGAAAATGCCGATCACAAGGCCGCATTCGCCTCCAGGGTCCACGAATCCAACAAGTTCACCTATGTGTCCCGCAAAATTATGGAGACCGTCTGCGCCAATCCCGACCTGGTTAAGGTGTTGTTTAAGCTGTTTGATGACAGGTTTAATCCTTCAGGGCCCTGCGATTGCGATGAAGATAAACTGAACCGTGCCTGGGCAGGGTTCGAGAATACCCTGGCCGTCAGATTCATGGACAATCCCCTGGGCCGGGATATTTTTGCGTTCATGTTCAAATTTATCCGTGCCACCTTAAAGACCAATTTTTATAAACCTGAAAAGCGATCCTTTGCCTTCAGGATGGACAATCGTATTTTGGACCCCCTGGTATTTGAGCAGTTTGTCTTCGGTGTCTTTTTTGTCAACGGCCACTATGCCACCGGCACCCACCTTCGGGCCGACGACATTGCCCGGGGCGGGCTTCGCATGATCCGGGTCACGCCGGGCAATCATGCCCTGGAGCTGGACAACGCCGTGATGCTCAATTATGCGTTAGGGCCCAAGGCCCAGCGCCTGAAACATAAGGATATCTGCGAAAGCGGTTCCAAAGGGGTGGTGGTGCCCCATCCCTTGTACGCCACCTACAGCATGCAGGCCCTGTATGACTACACCGACGGCATCATGGATTTGATGCTGCCGGATCAGGATGTGGTGGATCACTATAAAAAGCCGGAAATGATCTTCTTTGGCCCGGACGAGGGGACAGCGCCGTTGATGGACAAGGTGGCCCTGCGGGCAAAGGAGCGGGGATACGACCACTGGCGGACCATTACCACGGGTAAAAGTTTCGGTATTCCCCATGACACCTACGGTATCCTTGATAACGGGGATCTGTTCGGGTTATTGGTCCATGACGAAAATTCAACGGAACTTGCCGTGAACGGAAAAACCGATATGATTGCCTCGGACATGGAAGAGATTTGGCAGCGTATCGGCAACAAGATTGAGATCAGCGGCATGACGACGACTTCTGTCATGGGGGCATTTCGCACCATGATAGACCACTACGGGGTAAAAGAGGCGGATTTAAATCTGATGATTACCGGCGGCCCGGACGGCGATCTGGGTGCCAATGAGATTCAGTGCTACAAAGGCAAAATCTGCCTGGTCATTGATGGCGGGTCTATTTTGTTTGATCCGGACGGCCTGGACCGCCAGACGTTGACCCAGATTGCCTTCATGCGCCACACTGCCCCCCGGGTAAACTCTTTGGGATATCCGGTGGAAAAGCTTGGCCCTAAGGGTTTTATGGTGCCCCTGAAAGGCAAAGATATATCCCTGCCCGACGGCACCCTGGTGGCTGACGGCGCTGTATTCCATAGAAATTTTCTGACCGATCCGGCCACCCGGAAATATATTGAACAGGCAAATATCCAGGCGTTTATTCCCTGCGGCGGATTCAAGGATACCATCAACCGGGGCAATGTCCGGGTGTTTACCGAAAACTTTGCCGAATTAAAATACATCGTGGAAGGGGCCAATGTCTTTTTTGACGATGCAGCCCGGCGATTCATTGCCTCATCCACGGGCATCAAGCAGATCAAAGACAGTTCCGCCAACAAGGGCGGGGTGTTCTCCTCTGCCGTGGCCGAGGTGCTGACCGCCTTTCTGCTGGAAGATGATTACGAAGAGCGCCTCCTGAACCATGTGGATACCCGCTGGGCACTGATCCGGGATATCATGGATCTTGTGGCCACCTATGCCCGGGCTGAAACCTCCATGCTCATCCGCATCCACGAATCGGATACCAGTGTGCCCCTGTTTGTACTCTCCGAGAAGACCAGCGAAGAGATTTTCTCCTTCCAGGGGGTGGTGGCCAACCACATTGACGAGGTTGTCGCCGATGAAGAACTTTTGTGGAAAGTGCTGCAAACCTATATCCCCAAAGTGCTGGCCGAAAGTATGGGCAAAGACGCCGTTTTAAAGATCATGAACGCAGAAAAGCTCAAGTCCTACCGAAATGCGATTATTACCAAAAAAATTGCTTCCATGGCCTTCTATAGACATGGTACAAATTGGGAAGAATATGTTCAAAAGGCCGTCGGCGATTTTGCAGGTGCCATGGCCGATCTTTTCAACGACGGAAAATAA